CTTGCGGGCAGAAGAGCGGACGCCAGCTCATGAGTGACGAGGGTATGCGAGGCGGAAACGGTTTCGAACGAGATCTGCGGCAATCCGATATCGGCCACCCAGACCTCTCCGACGATGTCCCGCCCCGGATACACGAACATGCCGAGCTTCGGCGCCCCCAGCGTGATCGTGCTGCTGGCGCGGATAGAAGGATCGGACACGCGGCCGGTGGTCGCGTCGAGCCCCGACGGGACGTCGACCGCGACGCACCAGACATGGCTCTGGTTGATGGTCCGCACGACTTCGCGCAGATAGCCGTTGATATTGCCGGTGAAGCCGGTTCCGAAGATGGCGTCCACGACCACGTCCGAGAAGTTGAGCGTCACGCGGAGCCTGTCGAGATCCTCCGCATCAGCCATGACCACGGGCTGGCCGCCGGAAGCCATGAACACGGTGAGGTTTTTCGTCGCATCCGGTGACAGCTCGTCCATTCTCGAGGTCAGGAACACTTCGACGGACACGCCGGCGTTCAACAGGTGGCGTGCCACGACGAGGCCATCGCCGCCGTTGTTCCCGCGGCCGCAGACGATCGTGAATCGTTTTCCCCTGAGTCCCGAGAGATTTTTTTCGAGCGTGAACAGGATCTTCAGTCCGGCATTTTCCATCAGGACAAGACTGGGAATGCCTATTTTCTCGATCGCATGACGGTCGATCTCGCGCATCTCATTCGCCGTAACAAGCCTCATCACGCACCCCCCACGATTCTCAGGTGCGGAAAGTATACCATGCCGCCGGCCCCGCAATACCGGCCCCCCAACGTTCGGGAAATGCCGCCCCGCGCACCGAAGGGGGGCGAAGCGTCAGAAGATGGCGCCGAGACCGAAAATGAGCGGCTTCCAGTCGTAAAAATCGGTGTAGGAACTCTTGGTCTGAGCGCCCAGGTCGGCCCAGAAACCGCGATGCGACTTGTACCGCCAGCCGATCGAAAAGACGTCGCCGTTGTAATCTGCGAGGAAACGGCCTCGATATCCGCGTTCCCCCGGCCTCGTCGGCGGATACTCGGTTCCGGCGAGCAGGCACAGGGATTTCGGCTCGCGACGGCCGCGGTCGTAGGAGCCGTAATTGGCGACGCCCGAACCAGGGTTGCCCCCGAAATTCCAGCCGACGCCGAAGCCGCCGAACGTCAGAAACATCGTGTGATAATTGTTCGAATTCGTGTCGAGCACCATGCCCACCGCGGTTTCGGCGAATTCACCGGTTCCGAAGGCCGGAAGCCGGAATTTCAGGTTGATCGTGGCGTCGGGATCGACGTCGTCGACGCCCCTGCGCGAATCCATCGCCTTTTGAACGCCGAGTTCGAAATCTCGCAACGGAGAAAATCCGAACGCCAGGTTCGTCAGCGAGCGCTCGGTCTTCGTGCCGGGAACCTGATACAAGCGGGTGTGCGCGGCAAGCTCGACCCCGCCCTGCCTGATCGTCGTTCCCGTCGGCGCCTGGATGTAGCCCGAAGGGCCCTGGAGCGTCAGATCGGCCGAAGCGGTCGAGACTGCCGCCAGAAATGCGAACAGGAGTGCAGCAATCGAACGAGAGCGCATCACAAAGACTGGTCGCCTCCATCACCCGGATTTTCCGCGAGAAAGCGCTTGTGGCATTCCCAGAAGTTCTGGCAGTAGGTGCAACAGTTCCGCCGATCCATGCACCGCTCGCCCCGGTACCAGTTGATCTTGCAGGTCGGGAAATACTTGCACCGCCAGCAGCAGTGCCAGTTGATCCGGAGGAAGTTCCGCCGTTTGATCTCCTCGATGATCAGCGCCATCGAGATGACGTTGCGTTCGAGGGCGGGATTCTGCATCAACTGGTTGAATTCGGCAATCTCCTCATCGTTTCCGTACAGGTTCACGATGAAGATCTCTTCGGCAAAAACGGGCAGATATTCGTCACTCATACGTTTTCACGATGCATCCGGCATTCAGCCAGAGATACCACACCCACTAGTATCGACCGCCAGGCACGTATTCCTGAGGAGAAAAAGCCGGTTCAGCGCGGCAGACCGACCGTCCGGACGCCATCCATGGTCACGACGAGGGCAGCCGCACGCGAAACGACAGGTTGCATGCTGAGAATGCCCGACGGCAGCGGACCGCCGGCGGCAACAGGGGGGCCTCCCGCCGATGGAAGTTGATAGATCGTGTTTTCCCCGCTTATCCAGAGGTTCCGGTCCCAGGTGAGACCTCGCACGCGGCCGCCGATGGAAGCGATTTTCGAGGCGACGCGCCCCGCATAGGCGTAGATGGAACCGTTCGAAAGCCCGATATACAGCCGTCCTTCGCCCGCCACGGATGCGGTCGCCTTGAGGTCCGGTCCGGTTTCCCCCGGGTAAAACGTGATGACCCATCGTCCGGATTGATCCTGTTCGAGAACGCCTCGATCCGTCACGACAAGGGGCTGGTCCCCAAGCGTCTGAACGAACCGCGCCTCCCTGAAGAAGTCTTCGGGAATCCGGCCTGCCGGCTCTGTCTTTCCGGCGGCGTCGACGCGCACGAGCCATCCGCCCTTCTTCAGCAGCAGGAGACCGCTCCCGCTTCCAGCCGCGGAAACAAGCTCCGCCGCCTGGTCAGGTTTGAGAAGGGGGGTGGGCCTGCCGCCTTCCAGGGACATGATCCCGAGGACCCAGGAATAGAGATAGGATTTTCCGTTCAGCCGCCAGAGAGCGACGATTTGATCGTCGCCCAGCGCGCCGTTTGCCCGGTTGAGGTTTTCCCAGCGGCCGTTTTCGAAGAACCACAGGCCGTCGTTCGTCGTTCCGACCCACACGCGCGCACCATCCCACAGGACGCAGGAGGCGGAAGGACCGCGCAGCGAGGCGGGAAGAGGGACCGTTCCGAAAATGGGATCGGAAACGGCCTGCGCCGACGTCGGCGCCTGCGAAATCGCCTGATACTGCGGAAGCACGGGAGCCGTCACCTGCGGAACCGGCGGAGCGGCGGCCGCAGGGCCGGATACCGGCACGGGGGTTTCCGGGACAAACGTTCCCACCGAGGGAATGATCGGCTGGACGGGAGCGGCCGCGGGAACGACGGGTGGCGCTCCCGGCACGGGCGCGTCCGTCGTCGCGTTCGTCGGCGCCAATGCGGAACCGTTCACGGTCGGAAGTCCCTGAAACGCATGGAGCAGAATGCGTTTCGGGCCGACCGTCGCGACGAACTCGCCGCTGATCGCAAGGGCGCGCTGGCCGACGTCGCCGCTCAACTTTTCGAAACGGCCATCGCGGTAGCGGAACAGGCCCTCGTCAGAACAGACCAGGAGGGCATCTCCAGCCATCGCCATGTCGCGGACACTCCGCGGCTCGCCCGGCGAGAGCGTCGTCCAAACCCAGTCCCGGCCGTTTTTGAAGCCGGCGGCGAGACCGACGTCGGTGCCCAGGTAGATCGCAGAGCGATCGGCGACAAGAGCGGTGACGGCGCGCCCGGCGAGGAGCTGGAGCCGAACCGGCTCGAAGGTGGTACCGTCGCCTTTGAGAAGCCCGCGCTCGTGAGCGACCCAGAGCTCTCCGTCGAGCCATCCGAACCCGACCGGGGTCAGGCCCTGGGTTCCGAGAAGCACGACGGCAAGGCCGTTGCGGCCCTTCAGCAGACCGTGGCCGACGGTTCCGATGAGATGCCCTCCGTCGCTCGTCGGAGCAACCTGGTTCAGCAGGTGGACGGGAAGCGTGTTTCCCTCGTAGAGCGGCGTCACGACGCCAGTCGTATCGAGAGCGAACGCTCCTCCGAATCCGGCGACGACAAGGCGGCCGCCGTCGACCAGGAGATGCCGTGCGTAGTAGTCGGCCGGCAGGCCGCTCACGGCCGTTGCGATGCCGCTTGCGGGGTCGATTTGCGAAACGCCGCCGTCGCCGCCGACGAACAGGCTGCCGTTCCACCAGGCCGCGGTCGTCACGTTTGCAAAGCCGGCGAGCCGGTGCTCGACGGTCCGACTGATGGCGCCGGTCGCGCCTGCCGGAACACCGGCCGGCGTCGCCTGAAGAACGAGGTCCGTGCGCGGCTGGAGCAGCAGGATTCCCGCGATAAAGGCGATGACGATCGCCCCGAACAGGATCTCGGGAGTCAGGGCCCAGCTGCGACGGCGAAGGATCTCGTCTTTCGCCTTCAACTCAGCGATCTCGCCGGAGAGCGCCATCAGCCGCTCGCGGTCGGGACTTTGCGCGTCGGCGGTTTCCTTCTGTGCCCCGGCTTTGGCGAATAGAACGGCCCGCCGTCGCTCCAGAGACTTGATCCTGACGGTGAGACCACCGATTTCCCACCAACGCTGGAGTTCGGCAACGGCCCACGCCATCCCGTCGGCAAGGTGGCCGAACAGGCGGCCGGGAAGCGAGGCACGTGAAATCGAACCGACCTCGAACAGCGGTTCGCCGCAATGCCGGCAGTATTCCGCGATCGGGAAATTCGCCTGCTGACAACGGGAGCAAACCTTCGGGCTCTGTTCCATCACGCCTCCTGCAGCCTGTTAGAGATACTCGGGAATGACCTGGGTCGAGGACGAGCGCTTGTCTTCGATCTTCAGAATCGGCTTGCTCTGCCTGATTTCGCGATACTTCGTGATCGTGCCGAACGGCACCAGGTCAACCTCCGTCCGCTGTCCGAACGCGTCGGCGAGATTGCGGGCCATGGTCTCGCGGGAATCGTGGGCGCCGTATTCCTCGGCGGTCACCCGGATGCGGTCGTCTTCGATGACGACGCGATAATCGCCGAACAGGCCGTGCGAGAAGATCGCCTCCTCGAAGTGGCGCACCCCCATGCGCCGGCCGTTGAGGACGACGGTCAGTTCCCATCTGCCGTGCGGCTCGATGCTGACGGTGAACCCGTAGGGGCAGGCGCTGTCAGCGACGGTGACGAAGTCGTCGAGCAGATATCGCACGAGCGGGGAACTTTTCTTGAGAAGGTTCGTATAGGCGAACCGTCCCTCTCCGCGCGTGCCGATGCAGGTCAGCCGCTCGTCGAAAATTTCCGGATGGTAGATGGGCAGAACGTGCTTCTCGCCGCACGGACACGGCAGGGAGAAGAAGCCCTCGACACAAGCATAAACATCGATATGTTTGAAGCCGAATTCTTTCGAAATGGCCCTGCTGCGGGAAGCGGCGCACAGTTCCGCGGTCGAGAGCGTCAGTTTCAGGTGCTCGAGAAGCCTGGGATACTGATCGGGGGTGTCTTCCTTCACGATGCGCATCCAGGAGAGGATGTCGATCGGGGTTCCGGTGAGCACCGACGGCCGCAGGCGCCGGAGGGCCCTCGCCATGCGCTCGGGCGTGGCGATCGTCGAGCGTGTCCCGACATTGGCGACGAGGCCGCCGAGGCTTCCGAGCAGATCGCCGAACGTCATTCCGGCGACCGTGAAGCCGAAGGTGAGGCCGTTCACGACGGCCCGGTTCTCGGCGAGAATGCCGTCCATGAGGCCGATATACGGCGTGATCCGGGCGAGCGCCCGGCCGCCGTGGAACTCGCGCGTGGTGAAGAAGGAAGGGGTCGGATACCCCGTCGACCCCGTCGTTTCGCCGTACAGAACCACCTGGTCGCGCATCGCGTCGGCGAGAACGTCGTACGGATCGGCGCTTCCGAGCTCCTTCTTGATCGTGAGCGGAAGGCTCTCGAACTCGGCGGGGGGACGACCGTAGAGGCGGCGGTAGAAGGCCGTTTGCTCGAACGCATATCGGGCCATGCCGAGCGGGGTTTTCGCCGCCAGCCGCATCACGACGAGGAAGAGGTCGCGTCGGAGGCGGTTCCAAAATCCACCGTATACTTCCGTCATGGTCCCGCTCATTTCAGTCTCTCCCCTCGATTTCTCTCCGGCAGGCCCGAACCGGAACCTCCGGGCCCCGGTCCGGCAGACCGGGATACATCTTCCGCAGCTCATGCAGGACGTCCGGTCGGCGAAGCCGGCGAACTCACGCGACACCCCCATCGGGCAGACGGACTCGCACGCTCCGCACCCGCTGCAGGCCGACCGTCCGTGTTCGATGCCGACCAGACTGACGCCGTTGAACAGGCCCCACAGGCCGCCGAGAGGGCACAGGACCCGGCAGAAGATTCTTCCGGAGACCATCACCATAGCAAGCACCAGAAGGAGTGTCAAGGCGATGTGGAACAGGATTTCGGCCTTGTCCCCCACCGCACCGGACAGCCAGCTGCCGACCGGGAAAAAGGATGGGGACGCGGTGGTCAGCCAGTAGGGCCAGATCCCGTAGATTTTTCCGGAGGCGCAGACGGTGCTGCAGAAAAAGTTGTGCCCCGTGATTCCGGCGGAAACAAAGGCGAGCGGCGCGATGACGACGAGCGCGAGCACCCAGTAGCGCAGATTCGCC
This portion of the Candidatus Ozemobacteraceae bacterium genome encodes:
- a CDS encoding zinc ribbon domain-containing protein, whose protein sequence is MEQSPKVCSRCQQANFPIAEYCRHCGEPLFEVGSISRASLPGRLFGHLADGMAWAVAELQRWWEIGGLTVRIKSLERRRAVLFAKAGAQKETADAQSPDRERLMALSGEIAELKAKDEILRRRSWALTPEILFGAIVIAFIAGILLLQPRTDLVLQATPAGVPAGATGAISRTVEHRLAGFANVTTAAWWNGSLFVGGDGGVSQIDPASGIATAVSGLPADYYARHLLVDGGRLVVAGFGGAFALDTTGVVTPLYEGNTLPVHLLNQVAPTSDGGHLIGTVGHGLLKGRNGLAVVLLGTQGLTPVGFGWLDGELWVAHERGLLKGDGTTFEPVRLQLLAGRAVTALVADRSAIYLGTDVGLAAGFKNGRDWVWTTLSPGEPRSVRDMAMAGDALLVCSDEGLFRYRDGRFEKLSGDVGQRALAISGEFVATVGPKRILLHAFQGLPTVNGSALAPTNATTDAPVPGAPPVVPAAAPVQPIIPSVGTFVPETPVPVSGPAAAAPPVPQVTAPVLPQYQAISQAPTSAQAVSDPIFGTVPLPASLRGPSASCVLWDGARVWVGTTNDGLWFFENGRWENLNRANGALGDDQIVALWRLNGKSYLYSWVLGIMSLEGGRPTPLLKPDQAAELVSAAGSGSGLLLLKKGGWLVRVDAAGKTEPAGRIPEDFFREARFVQTLGDQPLVVTDRGVLEQDQSGRWVITFYPGETGPDLKATASVAGEGRLYIGLSNGSIYAYAGRVASKIASIGGRVRGLTWDRNLWISGENTIYQLPSAGGPPVAAGGPLPSGILSMQPVVSRAAALVVTMDGVRTVGLPR
- a CDS encoding 4Fe-4S binding protein; its protein translation is MTAPRLFGLLLGIAVVLVAVGILLGQPELVGPQMTYGNFDEPGLKSFVNRLEPGVPDHASAKRYAFDQIHWHPLIFLVGILFPALLLAALWRNKEFWLHGSMRAVIQWIAFVTARIGVIRASAIWPLRRSCLGTFPFLNCQACEMASGACPIGLFQNLLAKSILPVHLIGSMLLFGLVLGKSICGWLCPFGFISDIVDRFSLKRWKIPRGLANLRYWVLALVVIAPLAFVSAGITGHNFFCSTVCASGKIYGIWPYWLTTASPSFFPVGSWLSGAVGDKAEILFHIALTLLLVLAMVMVSGRIFCRVLCPLGGLWGLFNGVSLVGIEHGRSACSGCGACESVCPMGVSREFAGFADRTSCMSCGRCIPVCRTGARRFRFGPAGEKSRGETEMSGTMTEVYGGFWNRLRRDLFLVVMRLAAKTPLGMARYAFEQTAFYRRLYGRPPAEFESLPLTIKKELGSADPYDVLADAMRDQVVLYGETTGSTGYPTPSFFTTREFHGGRALARITPYIGLMDGILAENRAVVNGLTFGFTVAGMTFGDLLGSLGGLVANVGTRSTIATPERMARALRRLRPSVLTGTPIDILSWMRIVKEDTPDQYPRLLEHLKLTLSTAELCAASRSRAISKEFGFKHIDVYACVEGFFSLPCPCGEKHVLPIYHPEIFDERLTCIGTRGEGRFAYTNLLKKSSPLVRYLLDDFVTVADSACPYGFTVSIEPHGRWELTVVLNGRRMGVRHFEEAIFSHGLFGDYRVVIEDDRIRVTAEEYGAHDSRETMARNLADAFGQRTEVDLVPFGTITKYREIRQSKPILKIEDKRSSSTQVIPEYL